A single Paenibacillus kribbensis DNA region contains:
- a CDS encoding acyltransferase family protein, protein MENNTAQKVNINESDILKVFAVSGAILQSVLGMFLKYAHTNDDLALLGVIFNIVKYTAPVFIFAIVYGMVKNNQHTKVSHFYKEKFGELVIPYLLWAAAGLIFFPEIQVNQHVTSFWTLIESFVLGNASSQFWYTVMMLQFQVLMPIIIFVCYKYLAKPRRVIPLLIVSFVIFGAWLWMYDTFVFRGTYAISLRYLDRFFVSYFIYALLGGIAWVYKKQFDGVLRRIQFILIPVMLLILIWTNHEFFGFGFEDMSFGNLIYLKPSMTLYSLVVIFLIYMLARHLISLNSRSLPYYKWLSTYAYRAFTANVFILVIVLRLFGDLIGQLPFFVGLLLVYLTTVACSFGVVYAFAQLKVWAEGVFLRQKGAHSNNH, encoded by the coding sequence ATGGAAAACAATACAGCCCAAAAAGTTAATATTAATGAAAGCGACATCTTAAAGGTGTTTGCCGTCAGCGGAGCGATCTTGCAAAGCGTTCTGGGAATGTTTCTGAAGTATGCACACACCAATGATGACCTAGCCTTATTAGGTGTTATTTTCAATATAGTAAAGTATACTGCGCCAGTCTTTATTTTTGCCATTGTATATGGGATGGTGAAAAATAATCAGCATACGAAGGTATCCCATTTTTACAAGGAAAAATTCGGTGAGCTCGTGATTCCTTATTTACTGTGGGCAGCGGCTGGCTTAATTTTCTTCCCGGAAATTCAGGTTAATCAGCACGTTACATCATTCTGGACGCTCATCGAGTCATTTGTGCTCGGCAATGCATCATCACAGTTTTGGTACACGGTGATGATGCTGCAATTTCAAGTGCTGATGCCTATTATTATTTTCGTCTGCTACAAATACCTGGCTAAGCCTAGGCGGGTCATTCCGCTGCTTATTGTGAGCTTCGTGATCTTCGGAGCGTGGCTTTGGATGTACGATACCTTCGTATTCCGAGGAACATATGCGATTAGTCTGCGTTACCTTGACCGCTTTTTCGTTAGTTATTTTATTTATGCTTTACTAGGTGGAATCGCTTGGGTATATAAGAAACAGTTCGACGGAGTGCTTCGCCGGATTCAGTTCATACTCATTCCGGTAATGCTTCTTATTCTCATTTGGACAAATCACGAATTTTTCGGTTTTGGATTTGAGGATATGTCCTTCGGAAATCTGATTTATCTGAAGCCGTCCATGACCTTGTATAGTCTGGTAGTGATATTCCTGATTTACATGCTGGCAAGGCATCTGATCAGCTTGAATTCCCGTTCACTTCCCTATTACAAATGGTTATCTACTTACGCGTACCGAGCCTTTACAGCGAATGTGTTCATTCTGGTCATCGTACTGCGCTTGTTCGGTGACTTGATAGGCCAGCTTCCTTTCTTCGTGGGGCTACTCTTGGTTTATCTGACGACTGTAGCCTGCTCCTTCGGCGTCGTCTATGCCTTTGCGCAGCTAAAGGTGTGGGCTGAGGGGGTATTTCTGAGACAAAAAGGAGCACACAGCAACAATCACTAA
- a CDS encoding PTS transporter subunit EIIC, with the protein MLKLLQKIGKSLMLPVATLPAAGILQGLALINYETDIPLGSAVGGFLNHYVTPFLNEGAGAIFGNLALIFAIGVAIGLAGDAVAALSAVIAYMVLTRILAAVPGIFAYIPDDVKLDMGVLGGIFIGGWSAYLFKKYHNIQLPDWLGFFSGKRFVPMITAFTTMILAVLLGMIWSPVQDAIATFGNWIVGFGGIGSMVFMIANRLLIPLGLHHVLNSIAWFQIGNFTNAAGEVVHGDLTRFFAGDKSAGLFMSGFFPIMMFALPAAALAFIHTAKPEKRKAVASIFIGSALASFLTGITEPLEFSFMFIAPLLYGIHALLTGLSGLIMYLLDVKLGFSFSAGLIDYLINMKLSTHPLRMIAVGLAFAIVYYFLFRFIIVKFNLKTPGREDDIEDSLLLDTDQAIPIEKPEAPFDSQTSYAEKILAQLGGSDNIQSIDACITRLRLVVKNDHAVNDHALKKLGASGIIRLGNGAVQVIFGTRSEILKDEIQRLM; encoded by the coding sequence ATGCTGAAATTACTGCAAAAAATCGGAAAGTCTTTAATGCTTCCAGTAGCCACACTACCCGCGGCTGGAATTTTGCAAGGGCTGGCTCTGATCAACTATGAGACGGATATTCCGCTTGGCTCTGCGGTAGGCGGCTTTTTGAATCATTATGTCACTCCTTTTTTGAACGAAGGCGCAGGCGCCATCTTCGGCAACCTGGCATTAATCTTTGCCATCGGTGTTGCTATTGGTCTGGCAGGCGATGCGGTAGCCGCACTATCTGCGGTCATCGCCTATATGGTACTGACCCGCATTTTAGCGGCAGTACCGGGCATTTTCGCATATATTCCCGATGACGTTAAGCTGGATATGGGGGTGCTGGGTGGCATTTTTATCGGTGGATGGTCCGCTTATCTGTTCAAAAAATATCATAATATCCAGCTTCCGGATTGGCTCGGCTTCTTCTCCGGCAAACGTTTCGTCCCCATGATTACCGCCTTCACCACCATGATTTTAGCCGTTCTGCTCGGTATGATCTGGAGCCCGGTACAAGATGCGATTGCAACCTTCGGCAACTGGATCGTCGGCTTCGGCGGCATAGGATCGATGGTGTTCATGATTGCCAATCGGCTGCTGATTCCGCTCGGTCTGCACCATGTACTAAACTCTATCGCGTGGTTCCAGATTGGCAACTTTACGAATGCGGCTGGCGAGGTTGTTCATGGTGACCTGACCCGTTTCTTTGCAGGCGATAAATCAGCGGGTCTATTCATGTCCGGCTTCTTCCCTATCATGATGTTCGCTCTCCCGGCAGCCGCTCTCGCATTCATCCATACAGCCAAACCTGAAAAACGCAAAGCGGTCGCTTCTATTTTCATCGGATCTGCGCTCGCATCGTTTTTGACCGGAATTACTGAGCCACTCGAATTTTCCTTTATGTTCATCGCACCGCTGCTTTATGGCATCCATGCGCTGCTTACAGGTCTGAGTGGCCTGATCATGTACTTGCTGGATGTCAAACTTGGCTTTTCTTTTTCAGCAGGACTCATCGACTATTTAATCAATATGAAGCTGTCCACCCACCCGCTGCGAATGATTGCAGTCGGTCTGGCTTTTGCCATCGTATATTATTTCCTGTTCCGGTTTATCATTGTCAAATTCAATCTCAAAACTCCCGGGCGTGAAGACGATATAGAAGACAGCCTCCTTTTGGATACGGACCAAGCCATACCCATTGAAAAGCCAGAAGCCCCATTCGACAGCCAAACGAGCTATGCAGAAAAAATACTGGCCCAGCTTGGTGGTTCGGACAATATCCAAAGCATTGATGCATGTATTACACGGCTGCGGCTGGTTGTCAAAAACGACCATGCTGTAAACGACCATGCCCTCAAAAAGCTTGGGGCTTCGGGAATCATCAGACTTGGCAACGGTGCAGTACAAGTCATTTTCGGTACTCGGTCCGAAATTCTGAAGGATGAAATACAGCGGTTGATGTAA
- a CDS encoding MIP/aquaporin family protein → MSPYAAEFIGTMILIVLGSGVCAGVSLKKSFAHASGWIVIGMGWGLAVAIAVYAVGQVSGAHLNPAVTLALAFQGVFPWQDVPGYIMAQVLGAMAGAVIVVLHYWPHWKETEDTATKLGVFATGPAMDHPFANVLSEMIGTFIFVLALQSIGANSFTEGLHPLIVGFLVVSIGLSLGGTTGYAINPARDFGPRLVHYLLPIPGKGASDWKYAWVPIVGPLLGGSFGGLFYQAVFKGYASPAFWIMLGIIVIVLLVTFRFSRTYKSSITNKLTV, encoded by the coding sequence ATGTCGCCATACGCAGCCGAGTTTATAGGGACGATGATTCTGATTGTCCTGGGTAGCGGAGTGTGCGCAGGGGTATCCCTGAAAAAATCATTTGCCCACGCTTCCGGCTGGATTGTCATCGGAATGGGATGGGGGCTTGCGGTTGCTATTGCAGTGTATGCCGTAGGTCAAGTCAGCGGAGCGCATTTGAATCCGGCGGTGACGCTGGCGTTGGCATTTCAGGGTGTCTTTCCATGGCAAGACGTTCCCGGCTATATTATGGCTCAGGTTCTTGGTGCCATGGCAGGTGCTGTGATTGTGGTTTTACATTATTGGCCCCATTGGAAAGAGACGGAGGACACAGCCACCAAACTTGGTGTATTTGCCACAGGACCGGCTATGGATCATCCATTCGCCAACGTACTTAGTGAAATGATAGGTACTTTCATCTTTGTTCTTGCTTTACAGTCGATTGGCGCAAATTCATTTACAGAGGGCCTGCATCCGTTGATTGTGGGTTTTCTGGTAGTGAGCATCGGTTTATCCCTTGGCGGGACGACGGGCTATGCCATTAATCCGGCGAGGGATTTTGGCCCGCGTCTTGTACATTATTTACTGCCGATTCCCGGCAAGGGGGCATCTGACTGGAAATATGCGTGGGTGCCCATTGTAGGACCGCTGCTGGGCGGCTCTTTCGGAGGGCTGTTCTACCAGGCTGTATTTAAAGGATATGCAAGTCCGGCTTTTTGGATTATGCTAGGCATCATTGTGATTGTACTACTGGTTACCTTCCGTTTCAGTCGTACTTATAAAAGCTCTATCACCAACAAACTAACCGTATAA
- the glpK gene encoding glycerol kinase GlpK: MEKYILSLDQGTTSSRAILFNKEGDVVYSAQREFPQYFPHPGWVEQNANEIWSSILGVIASCLSESGVKANQVAAIGITNQRESVAVWDKNTGLPVYNVLVWQSRQTSDICEELKRQGHEELFHSKTGLLIDPYFSGTKVKWILDHVEGAREKAERGDLLFGTIDSWLIWKLSGGTAHVTDYSNAARTLMYNIYELKWDEELLDILGVPKIMLPEVRPSSEVYAHTVDYHFFGQNIPIAGAAGDQQAALFGQACYEKGMIKNTYGTGCFMLMNTGDQPVESKHGLITTIAWGLEEGKVQYALEGSVFVAGSAIQWLRDGLRMFREAKDSEPYAARVSSTEGVYLVPAFVGLGSPYWDSEVRGAMFGLTRGTTKEHFIRATLESLAYQTKDVLTAMEIDSGIAVKMLRVDGGAVLNNFLMQFQSDILDATVERPVIHETTALGAACLAGLAIGYWNSMDELRKRVRAERTFVPTMDETTRASLYEGWKKAVNAAMAYK, from the coding sequence ATGGAAAAATATATTTTGTCACTGGATCAAGGAACGACAAGCTCAAGAGCGATTTTGTTCAATAAAGAAGGAGATGTGGTGTATTCCGCTCAACGGGAATTTCCGCAATATTTTCCCCACCCCGGCTGGGTGGAGCAGAATGCAAATGAAATCTGGAGCTCCATTCTGGGAGTCATCGCATCCTGTCTTTCCGAATCCGGGGTAAAGGCAAACCAGGTTGCCGCCATCGGTATTACCAACCAGCGGGAATCGGTAGCTGTCTGGGACAAAAATACGGGATTGCCTGTGTACAATGTGCTCGTGTGGCAGTCGCGCCAGACTTCGGATATCTGCGAGGAATTGAAGCGGCAAGGGCATGAGGAGCTGTTTCACAGTAAAACAGGGCTGCTGATCGATCCGTATTTTTCCGGCACCAAAGTGAAGTGGATACTGGACCATGTGGAGGGTGCGAGGGAAAAGGCAGAGCGGGGCGACTTGTTATTCGGCACGATTGATTCGTGGCTGATCTGGAAGCTTTCTGGTGGAACCGCGCATGTGACGGACTACTCCAATGCAGCCCGGACGCTGATGTATAACATTTATGAGCTCAAGTGGGATGAAGAGCTGCTCGACATTCTCGGTGTGCCCAAAATCATGCTGCCTGAGGTAAGACCTTCCTCTGAGGTCTATGCGCACACGGTGGATTATCATTTCTTTGGTCAGAATATACCGATTGCCGGTGCAGCGGGTGACCAGCAGGCAGCTTTGTTCGGTCAGGCTTGTTATGAAAAAGGGATGATAAAAAATACTTACGGCACAGGCTGCTTCATGCTGATGAATACGGGGGATCAGCCTGTGGAATCCAAGCATGGTCTCATTACGACCATCGCATGGGGGCTGGAGGAAGGTAAAGTGCAATATGCGCTGGAGGGAAGCGTGTTTGTAGCAGGCTCTGCGATCCAGTGGCTGCGCGACGGTCTGCGCATGTTCCGGGAAGCGAAGGATAGTGAGCCCTATGCGGCCCGTGTATCCTCTACAGAAGGGGTGTATCTTGTACCTGCTTTTGTCGGACTGGGCAGTCCCTACTGGGATAGTGAGGTGCGCGGAGCGATGTTCGGACTGACACGGGGAACTACAAAAGAGCATTTTATCCGTGCCACATTGGAGTCACTCGCTTATCAGACGAAGGATGTGCTTACGGCGATGGAGATCGATTCCGGCATTGCTGTGAAAATGCTGCGGGTGGATGGAGGAGCTGTACTGAACAATTTTCTGATGCAATTCCAGAGTGATATTCTGGATGCTACGGTGGAGCGGCCTGTTATTCATGAGACGACGGCACTGGGTGCTGCATGTCTGGCAGGCTTGGCGATTGGATACTGGAACAGTATGGATGAGCTTCGCAAGCGTGTGAGGGCGGAACGTACTTTTGTCCCTACGATGGATGAGACAACGCGAGCCAGCTTGTATGAAGGCTGGAAAAAGGCTGTAAACGCAGCAATGGCCTACAAATAG